In Spirochaeta isovalerica, one DNA window encodes the following:
- a CDS encoding arsinothricin resistance N-acetyltransferase ArsN1 family B, translating into MNIRSVELTDARSICGIYNYYVTDTVITFEEETVSEEEMAGRIEKITSTHPWFVLEEDGNVIAYAYASPWRVRSAYRFSAELTVYVHRDWTGRGVGSKIYNHLIKNMEERGFHCLYGVIALPNDGSSGLHEKSGFTKCGHFHEVGFKFGRWIDVGYWEKIISV; encoded by the coding sequence ATGAATATAAGATCTGTTGAACTGACAGACGCCCGATCCATTTGCGGCATATACAATTACTATGTGACCGATACGGTAATCACTTTCGAAGAGGAGACTGTATCGGAAGAAGAGATGGCCGGGCGTATTGAAAAGATAACATCAACTCACCCCTGGTTCGTTCTCGAAGAGGATGGAAATGTCATTGCCTATGCCTACGCTTCACCCTGGCGGGTCAGGTCTGCATACCGGTTTTCCGCCGAACTCACGGTTTATGTCCACAGAGACTGGACAGGCAGGGGTGTCGGTTCGAAGATATACAATCACCTTATAAAAAACATGGAGGAACGGGGGTTCCACTGTCTATACGGGGTCATCGCTCTTCCCAATGACGGCAGCTCGGGACTCCATGAGAAATCGGGTTTTACAAAATGCGGTCATTTCCATGAGGTCGGTTTCAAGTTCGGTAGATGGATCGATGTGGGATACTGGGAAAAAATAATCAGCGTCTGA
- a CDS encoding 4Fe-4S binding protein — protein sequence MKKKAKARRWIQIAFFVVAALIAVNHTLAESGTAIPFVAEASLHAVCPFGGVVTLYNLATTGTFVQKIHESSLVLMLIVFGAAILVGPIFCGWICPFGTFQEWLGKLGRKIFKKKYNKFIPYKYDKYLRFLRYLVLIWAVVMTAWSGKIIFADFDPYYALFQFWTGEVAVTGFIALFLVVLLSLFVERPFCKYACPYGAVLGLFNFIRIFALRRNADTCISCSACDNACPMNIPVSRKGKIMNHQCISCFECTSTDGVCPVSGTLEFNTSALKGGSDEN from the coding sequence ATGAAAAAAAAGGCCAAAGCGCGCCGATGGATACAAATCGCTTTTTTTGTTGTGGCGGCGCTCATTGCCGTCAATCACACCCTTGCTGAATCGGGTACGGCTATTCCCTTTGTGGCGGAGGCTTCACTACATGCCGTCTGCCCCTTCGGCGGTGTCGTCACGCTTTACAATCTGGCTACAACGGGAACTTTCGTACAAAAAATACATGAATCAAGTCTTGTTCTCATGTTGATCGTTTTCGGAGCGGCTATACTGGTCGGACCTATTTTCTGCGGATGGATTTGTCCTTTCGGTACATTTCAGGAGTGGCTTGGAAAACTGGGCCGTAAGATCTTCAAAAAAAAGTACAACAAATTCATACCCTATAAATATGATAAATATCTCAGATTTCTGCGCTATTTGGTTCTTATCTGGGCCGTCGTTATGACCGCCTGGTCGGGGAAAATCATATTCGCCGATTTCGATCCTTACTATGCTCTCTTTCAGTTCTGGACAGGAGAAGTCGCTGTAACCGGTTTTATCGCGCTCTTTCTTGTTGTTCTGCTTTCCCTGTTTGTTGAAAGGCCTTTCTGTAAATACGCCTGTCCTTACGGCGCGGTGCTGGGCCTCTTCAATTTTATCCGGATTTTCGCGTTGAGGCGAAATGCCGACACCTGTATCAGCTGCAGTGCCTGCGATAATGCCTGTCCCATGAATATTCCGGTTTCCCGGAAGGGAAAAATCATGAACCATCAGTGCATCAGCTGTTTCGAGTGTACATCTACTGACGGAGTCTGCCCTGTAAGCGGAACACTGGAATTTAACACTTCAGCTCTTAAAGGAGGAAGCGATGAAAATTAA
- the rlmB gene encoding 23S rRNA (guanosine(2251)-2'-O)-methyltransferase RlmB: MSEYITGFHGVEEALKKKNFEGTLFLSRKNKRIDQLRELAGKASVRVESISGEEMDKKCPGHKGFALYGKKTGGSSTDVDLDSFLRTFDKDNALVVILDGITDVHNYAAILRSADQFDADLVIIPSRRSASDNAVVSKISVGANNWVPVATVSNLTRAMKQLGESGFWIYGAHMEGEACYNLKLKGRTAIVMGSEGSGMSRIVRENCDGFIKIPTEGHVDSLNVSVAAGILMYETRRQHWSAK, encoded by the coding sequence ATGAGCGAATATATAACTGGTTTCCACGGAGTAGAGGAAGCTCTGAAAAAGAAGAACTTTGAAGGGACACTGTTTCTCTCACGAAAGAACAAAAGAATTGATCAGCTGAGAGAGCTTGCCGGAAAGGCTTCGGTACGAGTCGAGTCGATCAGTGGCGAGGAAATGGATAAAAAATGTCCCGGACATAAGGGATTCGCCCTCTACGGGAAAAAAACCGGCGGCAGTTCGACCGATGTGGATCTCGATTCTTTCCTCCGGACTTTTGATAAGGACAATGCCCTCGTGGTGATTCTCGACGGCATAACCGATGTTCACAATTACGCTGCCATTCTGAGATCGGCCGATCAGTTCGATGCCGATCTGGTGATCATTCCCTCGAGGCGTTCCGCATCGGATAACGCTGTCGTTTCAAAAATCTCAGTCGGAGCCAATAACTGGGTTCCCGTCGCGACTGTCTCCAATCTGACAAGAGCCATGAAGCAGCTGGGGGAAAGCGGTTTCTGGATTTACGGAGCCCATATGGAAGGGGAGGCCTGTTACAATCTGAAGCTGAAAGGCAGAACCGCCATTGTCATGGGCAGCGAAGGCTCGGGGATGAGCCGGATTGTCCGGGAAAACTGTGACGGATTTATCAAGATTCCCACGGAAGGTCATGTCGATTCTCTCAATGTTTCCGTTGCTGCGGGGATATTGATGTATGAAACCAGACGGCAGCACTGGTCTGCAAAGTGA
- a CDS encoding autorepressor SdpR family transcription factor yields the protein MNDLFKALADPTRRAILDELKKGDKNAGEIRDCFNITGASISHHMSILHNAGLVLRERQGQQIIYSLNTTVFQQLIEWIYNIKGESDEN from the coding sequence ATGAACGATTTGTTCAAAGCCCTGGCTGATCCGACGAGAAGAGCTATACTCGACGAGCTGAAAAAGGGTGACAAGAATGCCGGGGAAATACGGGACTGTTTCAATATTACCGGCGCCTCTATCAGCCATCACATGTCCATTCTTCACAATGCCGGACTGGTTCTGAGGGAAAGGCAGGGGCAGCAGATTATCTATTCTCTCAATACAACGGTCTTTCAGCAGCTGATCGAATGGATTTATAATATAAAAGGAGAATCAGATGAAAATTAA
- the dtd gene encoding D-aminoacyl-tRNA deacylase has translation MRVVIQRVSRASVEIEGRTKGQIGKGLLLFAGVGPEDKEEDARWLASKITTMRIFEDGGGKMNLSVKDVEGDILLISQFTLYASTRKGNRPSFNGSAPPEVAVPLYDIFHRELTGIMGKDVPSGEFGAHMNIDLRNDGPVTIIMDSRERK, from the coding sequence ATGAGGGTTGTCATTCAGCGGGTGTCCCGCGCTTCTGTTGAAATCGAAGGCAGGACCAAAGGTCAAATCGGAAAGGGTCTGCTTCTCTTTGCGGGAGTCGGTCCTGAGGATAAGGAAGAGGATGCCCGCTGGCTGGCGTCCAAGATTACAACCATGAGGATTTTCGAAGACGGCGGTGGTAAAATGAATTTGTCTGTGAAAGATGTGGAGGGCGATATTCTTCTAATCAGCCAGTTTACTCTCTACGCTTCGACCCGAAAGGGAAACCGCCCCTCCTTTAACGGCTCTGCTCCACCGGAAGTCGCTGTTCCTCTTTACGACATTTTTCATAGGGAACTGACAGGGATTATGGGTAAGGATGTTCCCTCGGGAGAATTCGGCGCCCATATGAATATTGACCTGCGCAATGACGGTCCGGTAACGATTATAATGGACAGCAGAGAAAGGAAATAA
- a CDS encoding CPBP family intramembrane glutamic endopeptidase: MDGLLDQFRGRIPADQLLLIEEQILNAPIHPIWIALIQGMIAGITINAIAGFGEEYGWRGLLYSETGHSGFWKTSLLTGLIWGIWHSPIILYGHNYPDHPVIGVLMMTIWCLLLAPVFTYIRFKSRSVIAASILHGTLNGTVGMAVMTVSGGSDLTRGMTGLSGFIVLAIVNLILIPLVQKEKELWELRFNP, encoded by the coding sequence ATGGACGGCTTACTTGATCAGTTCAGAGGCAGAATACCGGCAGACCAGTTACTTCTGATCGAAGAACAGATCCTAAACGCACCGATACACCCGATATGGATCGCTCTCATTCAGGGTATGATCGCCGGAATAACAATCAATGCCATAGCGGGATTCGGCGAGGAATACGGATGGAGGGGACTTCTATACTCTGAAACCGGACATTCAGGATTCTGGAAAACATCGCTGTTAACCGGACTGATATGGGGAATCTGGCACAGCCCGATTATACTCTACGGCCACAATTATCCCGATCATCCCGTCATCGGGGTTCTGATGATGACTATCTGGTGTCTGCTTCTGGCACCGGTTTTTACCTATATCCGGTTCAAATCCCGCTCTGTGATTGCCGCATCGATTCTGCACGGAACCCTCAACGGAACGGTTGGTATGGCTGTCATGACCGTATCGGGCGGGAGTGATCTGACCAGAGGAATGACCGGACTTTCGGGATTTATTGTTCTAGCCATAGTCAACCTGATTCTGATTCCTCTGGTACAAAAAGAAAAGGAGCTCTGGGAGCTCCGGTTCAATCCATAA
- a CDS encoding LamB/YcsF family protein gives MKINCDIGERGIAHPVDLELMNHIHIANIACGGHAGDRESVSFFSRLAGEKGMEISAHLSFPDKDNFGRKALSLDGEALIDSLEEQLELMGDVRTVKLHGALYNLSASEQDLADQLAMWFRGKEIERVLCPSRSALALACAKRGISVLEEAFAERTYTWDENTRRLVLTPRSEPEAFLSTVEEAWEQYEQMVNKGSVRAVTAQGRKDYPIEAQTICIHSDSPIALVLAQRLYRHAETTL, from the coding sequence ATGAAAATAAATTGCGATATCGGCGAGCGGGGAATCGCTCATCCTGTGGATCTTGAATTGATGAATCATATCCACATAGCCAACATTGCCTGCGGAGGTCATGCGGGAGACCGGGAGTCTGTCAGTTTTTTCTCAAGACTGGCCGGAGAAAAGGGGATGGAGATCAGCGCCCATCTTTCCTTTCCCGATAAGGACAACTTCGGGCGGAAAGCCCTCAGCCTGGATGGGGAAGCTCTGATCGATTCCCTTGAGGAACAATTGGAGCTTATGGGGGATGTCCGCACTGTTAAGCTTCATGGAGCCTTGTACAACCTTTCGGCATCGGAACAGGATCTGGCCGATCAGCTGGCCATGTGGTTCCGCGGGAAAGAGATAGAACGCGTCCTGTGTCCCTCCCGGTCAGCCCTTGCCCTTGCCTGTGCGAAAAGGGGAATCTCCGTACTTGAAGAAGCCTTTGCCGAAAGGACCTATACCTGGGATGAAAACACCCGTCGGCTTGTGTTGACCCCCCGCAGCGAACCGGAGGCCTTCCTGTCCACAGTTGAAGAAGCCTGGGAGCAGTACGAGCAAATGGTTAACAAAGGCTCCGTCAGGGCCGTTACGGCTCAAGGGAGAAAAGATTATCCCATAGAGGCTCAAACAATTTGCATCCACTCCGACTCTCCCATTGCCCTGGTTCTGGCTCAAAGGTTATACCGCCATGCTGAAACGACCCTTTGA
- a CDS encoding SdpI family protein yields the protein MKINKFILALIVLSMAGTAVIYGSLPERIALHFNINGEVDRWGGRASIWITASIPLAVYLLLLFVPRIDPRRDSYSKHTRGYAILANTITLFLIGLNWFTILYSLGYDLSVQMYVLSGIGILFMIIGNHLPNARQNYTFGIRTPWTLADETSWVKTHRLGGIGFVATGVIAIVAAWLPGLFAFIIFLTALVILLALIFIYSYLVFKRQRAGR from the coding sequence ATGAAAATTAATAAATTCATCCTGGCGCTTATAGTGCTTTCGATGGCGGGAACAGCGGTTATATACGGGAGTCTTCCGGAGAGAATCGCTCTCCACTTTAATATCAACGGAGAGGTAGACCGGTGGGGAGGACGGGCTTCCATATGGATAACAGCCTCTATCCCCCTGGCTGTTTATCTGCTTCTGCTCTTTGTTCCCCGGATCGATCCCCGCCGGGACAGCTACAGTAAACACACGAGAGGCTACGCCATCCTCGCCAATACCATCACTCTCTTTCTCATCGGACTGAACTGGTTTACCATCCTCTATTCCCTGGGATATGACTTAAGCGTTCAAATGTATGTTCTTTCGGGAATCGGCATTCTCTTTATGATCATAGGCAACCATCTTCCCAATGCCAGGCAGAACTACACTTTTGGAATCAGAACGCCCTGGACTCTGGCCGATGAGACAAGCTGGGTAAAAACCCATAGGCTCGGGGGAATCGGATTTGTCGCGACAGGAGTAATTGCCATTGTAGCGGCCTGGCTTCCCGGTCTTTTCGCTTTCATCATTTTTCTGACAGCATTGGTTATCCTGCTCGCGCTGATCTTCATCTACTCCTACCTTGTATTTAAAAGACAGAGGGCCGGGAGATGA
- a CDS encoding 5-oxoprolinase subunit B family protein: MYVQNLGDGSLSFVIGDRIDRETSRRILKLYKTMKNSSLPGELSIYDIVPSYCSLTFHFDPLKTDCVVMEEELWPVIASQLRKAKSSSGKGKSFHIPVIYRGEDLNRVSRLTGLTVKQIIRRHTYPSYQVAMIGFRPHFPYLIGLDRKLATRRLDTPRLKICAGSVGIGGSQTGVYPEDSPGGWNIIGYTDPQLLKELSPGDTLKFCEVSRL, from the coding sequence ATGTATGTTCAGAACCTCGGTGACGGTTCGCTCTCTTTCGTAATAGGGGACCGCATTGATCGTGAGACCAGCAGAAGAATTCTAAAGCTCTATAAAACTATGAAAAACAGCTCCCTGCCCGGGGAGCTGTCTATTTATGATATCGTTCCCTCCTATTGTTCCCTTACATTTCATTTCGATCCTCTGAAAACCGATTGCGTTGTAATGGAAGAGGAGCTCTGGCCGGTCATCGCTTCACAACTGCGGAAGGCAAAATCATCCTCCGGGAAAGGGAAAAGTTTTCATATTCCCGTTATCTATCGCGGAGAAGATTTGAACCGCGTATCCAGGCTGACCGGTTTGACAGTGAAACAGATTATCAGACGCCACACCTATCCCTCCTATCAGGTCGCCATGATCGGATTCCGGCCCCATTTCCCGTATCTGATCGGTTTGGACAGGAAACTGGCAACCCGCCGGCTCGATACGCCCCGTCTGAAAATCTGCGCCGGATCCGTAGGTATCGGAGGTTCTCAAACCGGCGTATATCCTGAAGATTCACCGGGAGGCTGGAATATTATCGGGTATACCGATCCTCAACTGCTCAAGGAACTAAGTCCGGGGGATACCCTAAAATTCTGTGAGGTTTCCCGTCTATGA
- the amrS gene encoding AmmeMemoRadiSam system radical SAM enzyme, translated as MTEALYYEKKKNGSVRCRLCPHNCLIEKGEKGFCGVRRNDGGTLYALTDSRVISVACDPVEKKPLYHFLPGSQAFSLGGLGCNLICRHCQNHEISQTRDDRAIDSLYTLEPAKIVREALARNCAMIAWTYNEPTIWYEYIKSTSLLARKAGIKTVLITNGVINREPLEELLPLIDAYRVDIKGFSNEFYRDLTGFPFLEIVKKSIETAYAQGVHIELVTNIIPGMNDREEEIDQLISWIKTGLSPAVPWHVTAYHPAYKMNRQATQASSLEKIRNRGLEAGLKHIYLGNVYSDSGSDTFCPSCGSTLIRRTGMAIRENIMEKDCCPQCGHKLEMFQYV; from the coding sequence TTGACAGAAGCTCTGTATTACGAGAAAAAGAAGAACGGTTCGGTCCGCTGCCGCCTGTGCCCCCACAACTGCCTGATTGAAAAAGGGGAAAAGGGGTTCTGCGGCGTCCGGAGAAACGACGGCGGCACTCTATACGCTCTGACCGACAGCCGCGTGATTTCCGTCGCCTGCGATCCGGTTGAAAAAAAACCACTCTACCATTTTCTTCCCGGCTCGCAGGCCTTCTCCCTGGGAGGTTTGGGATGCAATCTCATTTGCCGCCATTGCCAGAACCATGAAATATCCCAGACGAGAGACGACCGGGCCATAGACAGTCTTTACACTCTTGAACCGGCTAAGATTGTCAGAGAGGCGCTGGCCCGCAATTGCGCCATGATCGCCTGGACATACAACGAGCCGACGATCTGGTATGAATATATTAAATCCACCTCTCTTCTGGCGAGGAAAGCCGGAATCAAAACGGTTCTGATAACCAATGGCGTTATCAACAGAGAACCTCTGGAAGAACTTCTGCCGTTGATCGATGCCTACCGGGTCGATATAAAGGGATTCAGCAATGAATTTTACAGAGATCTGACAGGCTTTCCCTTTCTGGAAATTGTAAAGAAAAGCATCGAAACGGCTTACGCACAAGGCGTACACATCGAACTGGTTACAAATATCATCCCCGGTATGAACGATCGGGAAGAAGAGATCGATCAGTTGATTTCCTGGATAAAAACCGGCCTTTCCCCCGCAGTTCCCTGGCACGTTACCGCTTACCATCCGGCCTATAAAATGAACAGACAGGCCACACAGGCTTCGTCTCTGGAAAAAATACGAAACCGCGGACTTGAGGCGGGTCTGAAACATATTTATCTGGGCAATGTGTACAGCGATTCCGGTTCGGATACATTCTGCCCCTCATGCGGCTCGACTCTGATCCGCCGGACGGGTATGGCCATAAGGGAAAATATCATGGAAAAAGACTGCTGTCCCCAATGCGGACATAAACTGGAAATGTTTCAATATGTATAA